From Streptomyces sp. NBC_00690, a single genomic window includes:
- the hisC gene encoding histidinol-phosphate transaminase — protein sequence MSETSPKLRAELDGIPTYKPGKPAAAGGPAAYKLSSNENPYPPLPGVMETAIAAAQGFNRYPDMACTGLMNELADRFAVPLEHLATGTGSVGVAQSLVQSTSGPGDEVMYAWRSFEAYPIITQISGAKSVQVPLTSGDVHDLEAMAAAVTERTRLIFVCNPNNPTGTVVRRAELERFLDRVPSDVLVVLDEAYREFIRDADVPDGIEIYRDRPNVAVLRTFSKAYGLAGLRVGFAIAHEPVAAALRKTAVPFGVSQLAQDAAVASLRAEDELLGRVGSLVSERARVHEGLVGQGWTVPETQANFVWLRLGDRTLDFAAACEKAGVVVRPFAGEGTRITIGECEANDLLLRTAEEFRKTL from the coding sequence GTGAGCGAGACGAGTCCCAAGCTGCGCGCCGAGCTGGACGGCATTCCCACCTACAAGCCCGGCAAGCCAGCCGCGGCCGGCGGCCCGGCCGCGTACAAGCTGTCGTCCAATGAGAACCCCTATCCGCCGCTGCCGGGAGTGATGGAGACGGCGATCGCCGCGGCACAGGGCTTCAACCGCTACCCCGACATGGCCTGTACCGGTCTGATGAACGAGTTGGCGGACCGTTTCGCCGTGCCGCTGGAGCATCTGGCCACCGGTACGGGGTCGGTGGGCGTCGCCCAGTCGCTGGTGCAGTCGACCTCGGGCCCGGGCGACGAGGTCATGTACGCCTGGCGGTCCTTCGAGGCTTATCCGATCATCACCCAGATCAGCGGTGCGAAGTCGGTGCAGGTGCCGCTGACCTCGGGCGATGTGCACGATCTGGAGGCGATGGCCGCTGCCGTCACCGAACGGACCAGGCTCATTTTCGTCTGCAACCCCAACAATCCGACCGGTACGGTCGTCCGCCGCGCGGAGCTGGAGCGGTTCTTGGACCGGGTGCCGTCCGATGTGCTGGTGGTTCTGGACGAGGCGTACCGGGAGTTCATCCGCGACGCCGATGTGCCCGACGGCATCGAGATCTACCGAGACCGCCCCAATGTGGCGGTGCTCCGGACGTTCTCCAAGGCGTACGGGCTGGCCGGGCTGCGCGTGGGGTTCGCCATCGCACATGAGCCGGTGGCCGCGGCGCTGCGGAAGACGGCGGTTCCGTTCGGCGTGAGCCAGTTGGCGCAGGACGCGGCCGTGGCGTCCCTGCGGGCCGAGGACGAGTTGCTCGGCCGGGTCGGCTCGCTGGTCTCGGAGCGTGCTCGGGTCCATGAGGGGCTGGTGGGGCAGGGGTGGACCGTTCCCGAGACCCAGGCGAACTTCGTGTGGTTGCGACTGGGGGATCGGACGCTCGACTTCGCCGCCGCGTGCGAGAAGGCCGGAGTGGTCGTGCGGCCGTTCGCGGGGGAGGGCACCCGCATCACCATTGGCGAATGCGAGGCCAATGACCTGCTGCTGCGGACGGCCGAGGAGTTCCGCAAGACTCTTTAG
- a CDS encoding LacI family DNA-binding transcriptional regulator — MTAAGKHQVSRTDTSRRGSRQSRAGIRDVAAAAGVSITTVSDALNGKGRLPDATRRHVREVADRLGYRPSAAARTLRTGKSGLIGLTVTTYGDEPFTFTEFAYFAEMARAATSAALARGYALVILPATSRHDVWSNVALDGTVVIDPSDHDPVVTELVRQGLPVVSDGRPAGTLPVTAWVDNDHEAAVLDLLDHLADAGARRIGLLTGTTTDTYTRLSTTAYLNWCERVGQDPVYESYPAHDPCAGAVAADRLLARPDRPDAVYGLFDPNGTDLLAAARRYGLRVPEDLLLVCCSESTVYATTEPPITTLSLKPRRIGTAVVQLLIDAIEGINEDRPVEQVIPTELIVRTSSQRRSPRTTVSAPRSPSSE; from the coding sequence ATGACAGCAGCAGGGAAGCACCAGGTGAGCCGGACGGACACATCCCGCCGGGGGAGCCGGCAAAGTCGGGCGGGCATCCGAGACGTCGCCGCCGCAGCCGGTGTCTCCATCACGACTGTCTCGGATGCGCTCAACGGAAAAGGGCGACTACCGGACGCCACCCGCAGACATGTCCGAGAGGTCGCCGATCGACTGGGTTACCGCCCATCGGCAGCGGCCCGCACTCTACGCACCGGAAAGTCGGGGCTCATCGGCCTGACGGTGACGACGTACGGGGATGAACCTTTCACCTTCACCGAGTTCGCGTACTTCGCCGAGATGGCGAGAGCCGCCACTTCGGCGGCTCTGGCACGCGGATACGCCTTGGTGATCCTCCCCGCCACCTCTCGTCACGACGTCTGGTCGAACGTCGCCCTCGACGGCACCGTCGTCATCGATCCATCGGACCACGATCCCGTCGTGACCGAGCTGGTCCGCCAGGGCCTGCCCGTCGTCTCGGACGGACGCCCGGCGGGTACGTTGCCCGTCACCGCCTGGGTGGACAACGACCATGAAGCCGCCGTACTCGACCTACTCGACCATCTGGCGGACGCAGGCGCCCGCCGGATCGGACTTCTGACCGGTACCACCACGGATACGTACACGCGCCTCTCCACAACCGCGTACCTGAACTGGTGCGAACGGGTGGGCCAGGATCCCGTCTACGAGTCCTACCCGGCACACGATCCGTGTGCCGGAGCCGTCGCAGCCGATCGGCTGCTCGCCCGACCGGACCGCCCCGACGCCGTGTACGGGCTCTTCGACCCCAACGGCACCGATCTGCTCGCCGCCGCCCGTCGCTACGGGCTGCGGGTACCCGAAGATCTTCTTCTCGTCTGTTGCAGCGAGTCAACCGTCTACGCCACCACCGAACCACCCATCACCACCCTCTCGCTCAAGCCGCGCAGAATCGGCACAGCAGTCGTCCAGCTACTCATCGACGCCATCGAGGGAATCAACGAGGACCGACCGGTCGAGCAGGTAATACCGACCGAACTGATCGTTCGGACCTCCTCGCAGCGCCGCTCCCCCCGAACGACGGTGAGTGCCCCCCGCTCGCCTTCTTCGGAATAG
- a CDS encoding cytochrome ubiquinol oxidase subunit I, with protein sequence MDLALAPETLARWQFGITTVYHFLFVPLTISLAALTAGLQTAWVRTENEKYLKATKFWGKLFLINIAMGVVTGIVQEFQFGMNWSDYSRFVGDIFGAPLAFEALIAFFFESTFIGLWIFGWDKLPKRIHLACIWMVSIGTVLSAYFILAANSWMQHPVGYRINEERGRAELTDFWRVLSQDTALAQFFHTITAAFVVGGAFMVGIAAYHLARKKHIPVMRTSLRLGLVTLIIAGVFTAISGDVLGKVMFRQQPMKMAAAEALWEGEAPAPFSIFAYGDVDEGHNKVAIEIPGLLSFLANGDFDSFVPGINDVNKAEQEKFGPGDYRPNIPIAYWGFRWMIGFGMASVTVGLLGLWLTRKRFLLPEALRTGEEEVPNLVLFRKKPLGARFSNWYWKIALWTMTFPLIATSWGWIFTEMGRQPWVVYGVLRTKDAVSPGVSQGEVLTSMIGFTLLYAILAVIEVKLLVKYIKLGPPELTEADLNPPTKIGGDDRDADRPMAFSY encoded by the coding sequence GTGGACTTGGCTCTGGCGCCGGAGACGTTGGCGCGATGGCAGTTCGGCATCACCACCGTCTACCACTTTCTCTTCGTTCCCCTGACGATCTCCCTGGCCGCCCTCACGGCGGGCCTCCAGACCGCCTGGGTGCGGACGGAGAACGAGAAGTACCTCAAGGCCACGAAGTTCTGGGGGAAACTCTTCCTGATCAACATCGCCATGGGTGTCGTCACCGGCATCGTGCAGGAGTTCCAGTTCGGAATGAACTGGTCGGACTACTCCCGCTTCGTCGGCGATATCTTCGGCGCCCCGCTCGCCTTCGAAGCGCTGATCGCGTTCTTCTTCGAGTCCACCTTCATCGGGCTGTGGATCTTCGGTTGGGACAAGCTCCCGAAGAGGATCCATCTGGCCTGCATCTGGATGGTCTCCATCGGCACCGTCCTGTCCGCGTACTTCATCCTGGCCGCCAACTCCTGGATGCAGCACCCGGTCGGGTACCGCATCAACGAGGAGCGCGGACGGGCCGAACTGACCGACTTCTGGCGTGTCCTCAGCCAGGACACCGCCCTCGCCCAGTTCTTCCACACCATCACGGCGGCCTTCGTGGTCGGCGGTGCGTTCATGGTCGGCATCGCGGCCTACCACCTGGCACGCAAGAAGCACATCCCCGTGATGCGGACCTCGCTGCGCCTGGGACTGGTCACCCTGATCATCGCCGGTGTCTTCACCGCGATCAGCGGCGATGTCCTCGGCAAGGTCATGTTCCGGCAGCAGCCGATGAAGATGGCGGCGGCCGAGGCCCTGTGGGAGGGAGAGGCCCCCGCGCCCTTCTCGATCTTCGCCTACGGCGATGTGGACGAAGGCCACAACAAGGTCGCCATAGAGATCCCCGGGTTGCTGTCGTTCCTCGCCAACGGCGACTTCGACTCGTTCGTCCCCGGTATCAACGATGTGAACAAGGCGGAGCAGGAGAAGTTCGGGCCCGGCGACTACCGGCCCAACATCCCCATCGCGTACTGGGGATTCCGCTGGATGATCGGCTTCGGCATGGCGTCCGTCACCGTCGGACTGCTGGGGCTCTGGCTCACCCGCAAGCGGTTCCTGCTTCCCGAAGCACTGCGGACTGGTGAGGAGGAGGTGCCGAATCTGGTGCTCTTCCGCAAGAAGCCGCTGGGTGCCCGATTCAGCAACTGGTACTGGAAGATCGCGCTCTGGACCATGACCTTCCCGCTGATCGCCACGTCCTGGGGCTGGATCTTCACCGAGATGGGGCGTCAGCCCTGGGTCGTGTACGGAGTCCTGCGGACCAAGGACGCGGTCTCCCCCGGAGTGTCCCAGGGCGAGGTCCTCACCTCCATGATCGGCTTCACCCTGCTCTACGCGATCCTCGCCGTCATCGAGGTCAAGTTGTTGGTCAAGTACATCAAGCTCGGGCCGCCCGAGCTGACCGAGGCCGACCTCAACCCGCCCACCAAGATCGGCGGCGATGACCGTGACGCCGATCGTCCGATGGCCTTCTCGTACTGA
- the cydD gene encoding thiol reductant ABC exporter subunit CydD, which translates to MFHVKPIDPRLLRYARATRLFLLAVVLLGLVGAALVVAQAMLIAEVVVGAFQQGLSVSDLTTPLLLLAGVAVGRALVSWLTELAAHRASAAVKSELRGRLLARAVELGPGWLSRQRTGSLAALATRGVDALDDYFSRYLPQLGLAVVVPLAVLARIVTEDWVSAAIIVVTLPLIPLFMVLIGMATQTRMDRQWRLLSRLSGHFLDVVAGLPTLKIFGRAKAQAESIRTITSEYRRATVRTLRIAFISSFALELLATLSVALVAVTIGMRLVHGDMDLYTGLVILVLAPEAYLPIRMVGTQYHAAAEGLSAAEEIFEVLETDPARSAKSDSRKVPAQTLRAALGPDEPIGGSPAGQASMASGGARPSVGLAPRLELEAVTVRHPGRSEPSLDSTSLDVHSGETVAIVGPSGIGKSTLLDVVLGFLEPTEGRVRIDGTDLQDLDLCRWREQIAWVPQSPYFFAGTIAENVRLARPDADDRAVRDALRDAGADGFVTALPQGIETALGEDGAGLSAGQRQRLALARAFLADRPLLLLDEPTAALDGETEAAVVDAVRRLSIGRTVLLVVHRPALLAVADRVVTLTRSAEPTVECRRPAVTNDRDTQPTTTRTVIGVTDWEALGASAADDGYRLAESSGPGVSVLTRVRQAAGRQRGRFGLALVLGSLALGSAVGLMAVSGWLISRASEQPPVLYLMMAVTATRAFGIGRAVFRYAERLISHDAVLRMLAELRISVYRRLEAIAPAGLRRSRRGDLLSRLVTDVDALQDYWLRWLLPAGSAVLVCVGSVGFTAWLVPEAGVALAVGLLFAGLAVPLLSGLIARRAERQLAPVRGALATRVVDLLRGTAELTVAGAVDTRLAAVREIDGKLTRIASRGAAATAVGGGLSALACGLTVVVAAMAGVRAVGDGTLSGVALAVVVLTPLAAFEAVTGLPLAVQYRQRVKRSAERVYEVLDAPVPVVEPSSPVTAPTTAFPLEVRGLRARYADGDHPAIDGLDLTLTPGKRVAVVGPSGSGKTTLAQLLLRFLDAEEGTYTLGGVDAGTIEGDDVRRLVGLCAQDAHVFDSSVRENLRLARTDADDDELRRALAQARLLEWVDGLPQGLGTLVGEHGAQLSGGQRQRLALARALLADFPVLVLDEPAEHLDLATADALTADLLAATEGRTARGSATVLITHRLRGLEEVDEIIVLAEGRVVQRGTHAELLSVDGPLLRMSERERAADRLGAQLATASG; encoded by the coding sequence ATGTTTCACGTGAAACCGATCGATCCGCGCCTGCTCCGATATGCCCGGGCCACCCGGCTCTTCCTTCTCGCAGTCGTACTGCTGGGACTCGTTGGGGCGGCGCTGGTCGTCGCCCAGGCGATGCTCATCGCCGAAGTGGTGGTCGGAGCCTTCCAACAGGGGCTTTCCGTCTCCGATCTGACGACACCGCTGCTACTTCTGGCGGGGGTCGCCGTTGGTCGGGCGCTTGTCTCCTGGTTGACGGAACTCGCTGCCCACCGGGCCAGTGCAGCCGTGAAATCGGAGCTGCGAGGTCGACTGCTGGCCCGGGCCGTGGAACTCGGCCCGGGCTGGCTCAGCCGCCAACGCACGGGATCACTGGCCGCCCTCGCCACCCGTGGGGTTGATGCGCTGGATGACTACTTCTCCCGCTATCTCCCGCAGTTGGGGCTCGCGGTCGTGGTCCCCCTCGCGGTACTGGCGAGGATCGTCACCGAGGACTGGGTTTCCGCCGCCATCATCGTGGTGACCCTGCCGCTGATCCCGCTCTTCATGGTGCTGATCGGGATGGCGACCCAGACGCGGATGGATCGCCAGTGGCGGTTGCTGTCCCGGCTATCGGGCCACTTCCTCGACGTGGTCGCCGGGCTGCCCACCCTCAAGATCTTCGGTCGGGCCAAGGCCCAGGCCGAGTCCATCCGCACCATTACTTCCGAGTACCGCCGGGCCACCGTGCGAACCCTGCGGATCGCGTTCATCTCCTCCTTCGCCCTGGAACTGCTCGCCACCCTGTCGGTGGCCCTCGTTGCCGTCACCATCGGTATGCGGTTGGTCCACGGCGACATGGACCTCTACACCGGACTGGTCATCCTGGTCCTGGCCCCCGAGGCATATCTGCCGATCCGCATGGTGGGAACGCAGTACCACGCGGCTGCCGAAGGGCTCTCGGCTGCCGAGGAGATCTTCGAGGTCCTGGAAACCGACCCCGCGCGGTCCGCGAAGAGCGACTCACGGAAGGTGCCCGCCCAGACCCTGCGGGCAGCGCTCGGACCAGATGAACCCATCGGGGGCAGCCCAGCAGGGCAAGCGTCGATGGCTTCGGGCGGTGCCCGGCCCTCCGTGGGTCTGGCACCACGGCTGGAACTGGAGGCGGTGACCGTACGCCATCCCGGGCGCAGCGAACCGTCCCTGGATTCGACCTCGCTCGATGTCCACAGTGGTGAGACCGTCGCCATCGTGGGACCGAGCGGCATCGGGAAGTCCACGCTGCTCGATGTGGTGCTCGGGTTCCTGGAGCCGACCGAGGGCCGCGTACGGATCGATGGAACCGATCTCCAGGACCTGGACCTCTGCCGTTGGCGTGAGCAGATCGCTTGGGTGCCGCAGAGTCCCTACTTCTTTGCGGGCACGATCGCCGAGAACGTAAGGCTCGCCCGTCCGGACGCCGATGACCGTGCTGTGCGGGACGCCCTGAGGGACGCGGGCGCGGATGGTTTTGTGACCGCGCTGCCCCAGGGGATCGAGACCGCCTTGGGCGAGGACGGGGCCGGACTTTCGGCCGGTCAGCGTCAGCGGCTCGCTCTGGCCAGGGCGTTTCTCGCGGACAGGCCCCTGCTGCTGCTCGACGAGCCCACCGCGGCGCTCGACGGGGAGACGGAAGCCGCTGTTGTCGATGCGGTGAGGAGGCTGTCGATCGGCCGGACCGTGCTCCTCGTGGTGCACCGACCGGCCCTGCTCGCCGTGGCGGACCGGGTGGTCACCCTGACGCGCAGTGCAGAGCCCACCGTGGAGTGCCGTCGACCGGCGGTGACGAACGACCGCGACACCCAGCCGACCACTACCAGGACCGTGATCGGGGTCACGGACTGGGAAGCACTCGGAGCGTCGGCGGCCGACGACGGATATCGGCTCGCCGAGAGTTCTGGCCCCGGAGTCTCCGTCCTCACCCGGGTACGGCAGGCTGCCGGACGGCAGCGCGGGCGCTTCGGCCTCGCCCTGGTGCTGGGCAGTCTGGCCCTGGGCTCGGCGGTGGGGCTCATGGCTGTCTCCGGATGGCTCATCTCGCGGGCGTCCGAACAGCCTCCCGTGCTCTATCTGATGATGGCGGTGACGGCGACCCGCGCCTTCGGTATCGGTCGGGCGGTCTTCCGGTACGCCGAGCGGCTCATCTCGCACGACGCCGTCCTGCGCATGCTCGCCGAGCTGCGGATCTCGGTCTATCGAAGGCTGGAGGCGATCGCACCGGCCGGACTGCGGCGCAGCCGTCGCGGCGATCTCCTGTCCCGTCTGGTCACGGATGTGGACGCCCTCCAGGACTACTGGCTCCGCTGGCTGCTGCCCGCCGGTTCCGCGGTCCTCGTCTGTGTCGGGTCGGTGGGCTTCACCGCATGGTTGGTGCCGGAAGCGGGTGTGGCCCTGGCCGTGGGCCTTCTGTTCGCCGGCCTCGCGGTGCCACTGCTCAGCGGACTGATCGCACGGCGGGCGGAACGGCAACTCGCCCCGGTGCGCGGTGCGCTCGCCACCCGGGTGGTCGATCTCCTGCGCGGCACGGCCGAACTGACCGTTGCCGGTGCGGTGGACACCAGGCTCGCCGCGGTCAGGGAGATCGACGGGAAGCTCACTCGGATCGCTTCGCGCGGCGCAGCCGCCACTGCCGTCGGCGGTGGGCTCTCCGCGCTCGCCTGCGGATTGACCGTCGTCGTGGCCGCGATGGCCGGTGTACGGGCGGTCGGGGACGGCACGCTGAGCGGAGTGGCCCTGGCGGTCGTCGTCCTCACCCCGCTCGCCGCGTTCGAAGCGGTGACCGGACTGCCGCTCGCCGTGCAGTACCGACAGCGTGTCAAGCGCAGTGCGGAGCGGGTGTACGAGGTGCTGGACGCCCCCGTACCCGTAGTGGAACCGTCCTCACCCGTGACCGCGCCGACGACCGCCTTCCCTCTCGAAGTGCGTGGGCTGAGGGCACGGTACGCGGACGGGGACCACCCGGCGATCGACGGTCTCGACCTGACCCTCACACCGGGCAAGCGGGTCGCCGTCGTCGGACCGTCGGGGTCGGGCAAGACCACGCTCGCTCAGCTACTGCTCCGGTTCCTTGACGCCGAGGAGGGGACGTACACCCTCGGCGGTGTCGATGCCGGGACGATCGAAGGAGATGACGTCCGACGGCTGGTGGGGCTGTGTGCGCAGGACGCCCATGTCTTCGACAGCTCGGTACGCGAGAACCTTCGGCTCGCCCGTACGGACGCCGACGACGATGAACTGCGGCGGGCGCTGGCGCAGGCCCGACTGCTGGAGTGGGTCGACGGACTGCCCCAGGGGCTCGGCACCCTGGTGGGTGAGCACGGGGCGCAGCTCTCCGGAGGCCAGCGCCAGCGTCTGGCGTTGGCGAGGGCGCTGCTGGCCGACTTCCCGGTGCTGGTGCTCGACGAGCCTGCCGAGCACCTCGATCTGGCGACCGCGGACGCGCTGACGGCGGACCTGTTGGCGGCCACCGAGGGACGGACGGCGCGCGGATCGGCGACCGTACTGATCACCCATCGGCTGCGCGGGTTGGAAGAGGTCGACGAGATCATCGTCCTCGCGGAGGGGCGAGTGGTGCAGCGCGGGACCCATGCCGAACTGCTTTCGGTGGACGGGCCGCTGCTGCGGATGTCGGAGCGGGAGCGGGCCGCGGATCGGTTGGGGGCGCAGCTCGCCACGGCCAGCGGCTGA
- the cydB gene encoding cytochrome d ubiquinol oxidase subunit II → MELHDVWFVLIAVLWIGYFFLEGFDFGVGVLTKLLARDRRERRVLINTIGPVWDGNEVWLLSAGGATFAAFPDWYATLFSGFYLPLLIILVCLIVRGVSFEYRHKRPEDRWQTNWENAIFWTSLIPAFLWGVAFGNIVRGVKIDAEMEYVGNFFDLLNPYSLLGGLVTLSLFTFHGAVFVALKTVGDIRTRARALALKLGLATAVLALGFLIWTQLNHGDGTSLVAMVIAVVALVAAIAANQRGREGWSFAFSGVTIIAAVAMLFLTLFPNVMPSTLNDAWSLTVTNASSTPYTLKIMTWCAGIATPVVLLYQGWTYWVFRKRIGTQHIADAH, encoded by the coding sequence ATGGAACTCCACGACGTCTGGTTCGTCCTGATCGCCGTCCTTTGGATCGGCTACTTCTTCCTCGAAGGGTTCGATTTCGGGGTCGGGGTCCTCACCAAACTGCTGGCCCGCGATCGACGTGAGCGGCGGGTGCTGATCAACACCATCGGCCCCGTCTGGGACGGCAACGAGGTCTGGCTGCTGTCCGCGGGTGGTGCCACCTTCGCTGCCTTCCCGGATTGGTACGCCACCCTCTTCTCCGGCTTCTATCTACCGCTGTTGATCATCCTGGTCTGTCTGATCGTGCGCGGAGTGTCCTTCGAGTACCGGCACAAGCGGCCGGAGGACCGTTGGCAGACCAACTGGGAAAACGCCATCTTCTGGACCTCCCTGATCCCGGCCTTCCTCTGGGGCGTCGCCTTCGGCAACATCGTGCGGGGCGTCAAGATCGACGCCGAGATGGAGTACGTGGGCAACTTCTTCGATCTGCTCAACCCGTACTCGCTGCTCGGCGGGCTGGTGACCCTGTCCCTCTTCACCTTCCACGGGGCGGTCTTCGTCGCACTGAAGACGGTCGGGGACATCAGGACCAGGGCACGCGCCCTCGCCCTGAAGCTGGGTCTGGCCACCGCCGTACTGGCACTCGGGTTTCTGATCTGGACCCAGCTGAACCACGGCGACGGTACGAGCCTGGTGGCGATGGTCATTGCGGTGGTGGCGCTGGTAGCGGCCATCGCGGCGAACCAAAGGGGTCGCGAGGGCTGGTCGTTCGCCTTCTCGGGGGTGACGATCATCGCCGCGGTGGCGATGTTGTTCCTGACGCTGTTCCCGAACGTCATGCCCTCCACGCTGAACGACGCCTGGAGCCTGACGGTCACCAACGCTTCCTCGACCCCCTACACCCTCAAGATCATGACCTGGTGTGCGGGTATCGCCACCCCGGTCGTCCTGCTCTACCAGGGCTGGACGTACTGGGTGTTCCGCAAGCGCATCGGTACGCAGCACATCGCCGATGCCCACTAG